In Glycine max cultivar Williams 82 chromosome 7, Glycine_max_v4.0, whole genome shotgun sequence, a single window of DNA contains:
- the LOC100797135 gene encoding protein KTI12 homolog translates to MALVVMCGQPCSGKSKAAVCLAEALKESESKLQVRIIDEACFHLNRNQSFANMPSEKNLRGVLRSEVDRSLSKDSIIIVDSLNNIKGYRYELWCLARAAGIRYCVVFCDVEETICRKWNEERREKGEANYDDSIFEDLARRFEKPDRRNRWDSPLFELWPHREATEKSSPAVVDAVSYLTKKVDSKTRDVKILQPTIATQTSRFSDANSLYELDKATQEVTNAIVEAQSQALGGPLNGVSIGKDLPVINISRSVGLPELRRMRRTFIKLTGQTSLSGPPPPSDADSAKRMFIDYLNRELGTS, encoded by the coding sequence ATGGCACTGGTTGTAATGTGTGGGCAACCATGCAGTGGAAAGTCCAAAGCTGCAGTCTGTCTCGCCGAAGCTCTCAAAGAATCAGAATCAAAACTTCAAGTGAGAATCATAGACGAAGCTTGTTTTCATCTTAATCGTAACCAAAGCTTCGCGAATATGCCTTCGGAGAAGAATTTAAGAGGGGTGCTTAGGTCAGAAGTAGATAGGTCCCTGTCTAAAGATAGCATCATCATAGTAGATTCTTTGAATAACATCAAGGGTTACCGATACGAGCTATGGTGCTTGGCTCGAGCAGCAGGGATCAGATATTGTGTGGTTTTCTGTGATGTTGAAGAAACCATTTGCAGGAAATGGAATGAAGAACGCAGGGAGAAAGGAGAAGCCAATTATGATGATTCGATATTTGAAGATTTGGCAAGAAGGTTTGAGAAACCAGATAGAAGAAACCGGTGGGATTCTCCATTGTTTGAATTATGGCCACACAGAGAAGCAACAGAGAAATCTTCCCCTGCTGTTGTAGATGCTGTCTCCTACTTAACCAAGAAAGTGGACTCCAAAACCAGGGATGTTAAGATACTACAACCAACTATTGCAACTCAAACCTCGCGTTTTTCTGATGCAAATTCTCTCTATGAGTTGGACAAAGCAACACAAGAGGTCACAAATGCTATAGTAGAAGCACAATCTCAAGCTCTTGGAGGACCACTTAATGGAGTTTCCATAGGGAAAGACTTGCCTGTAATTAACATTTCAAGGTCAGTTGGGCTTCCAGAGCTTCGTAGGATGCGCCGTACCTTCATAAAATTGACAGGGCAAACAAGTTTAAGTGGGCCACCACCTCCTTCTGATGCAGATAGTGCAAAAAGAATGTTCATTGACTACTTGAACAGGGAACTGGGAACATCCTGA